CGACAGGTGCCACGCGTGAAGTTTTTATCCTCGCTTTTGACCCCACAGAAAAGCCTTTTGCCGATGAGGCTATTGAAGAAAATCAATATCGCCTGAAAAGGGATGGTGTGGCACTTTACGATGTTTTGTCACGAAGTGAGTTAGGGCCTTTTGCTGAGCTGTTGAAAAAAGACGGAGAAGTGGTTACCGAGGTGGGCAATAAGAAGATTACCGTCGAGGGGCTCTTTGAGATGGGACCTACGTTTGTGGCCGATGGTAATATGCTGATGAACAAAGATACCTTTCTTGAAATCTGGCCGGGGGGGAACCAGGGCCTGATCAGTTTGGGTTTGGTTACACTAAAGCCGGGGACGGATCCAAATGCCGCGGCAGCAGAACTTCGCGAGTATCTCCCGGATGATGTCCGCATCATGACGAACGCAGAGTTTATTCAGAAAGAGAAGGAGTACTGGTCGGAGCGTACGCCGATTGGGTTTGTTATCACGGCGTCCATGATTGTCTCTTTGATTGTTGGGGCGGTGATTGTTTATCAGATTCTCTATACGGATGTGGCAGACCACCTTGAAGAATATGCGACGCTGAAGTCTATTGGTTTTCGTGACAGCTATTTCGTTAGCTTGATTTTACAGGAGTCAGTCATTTTGAGTGTCCTTGGTTTTATTCCGGGCACAGCGATAACCGCGCTGTTATATTATTTGACGCGCACCATTGCCAATATGCCAACCTACCTGAACCCTCTGAATTGTGCTCTTGTTCTCGGCCTTACTTTATTGATGTGCATGACTGCTGGAGCGCTTGCTACCCGGAAATTGCGTCAGGCCAACCCCGCCGAGATTTTCTAATGAAAAAGGAACCGGTCATCAGTGTGCGCGATCTTTCCTACTCTTTCGAAGAGGGAGAGGGCATGAAGGAAGTTCTGCATGGTATCAGTATTGATTTTCAGCCTGCCGAGATTGTCATTATCAAGGGGCCCTCGGGCTCAGGAAAAACAACCCTCCTGAAGCTGCTTGGTGGGCTACGGACGGTGCAGGAAGGCAGTATCATTATCGATGGCCGTGCTCTCGAGAAAGCGTCGAAGCAGGAGCTGGTTGCAGTTCGTCGCGGCATTGGTTTTATCTTTCAGGCGCATCACCTTTTGGGATCACTCAATGTTACGCAGAACGTGATGATGCCACTATCTTTTGATCCGACCTTGAATGCGAGGGAAGCTCGTTTGAGAGCGGAAGCCATGCTCAAACGCGTTGGGTTGGAGGATCATTTGACCAAGGCACCATCGAAGTTATCTGGTGGGCAGAAGCAGCGCGTTGCGATTGC
The Rubellicoccus peritrichatus DNA segment above includes these coding regions:
- the devC gene encoding ABC transporter permease DevC, with product MLNRLIPLGIPLAWLNLINEKKRFFAAVAGIMFAVTMMMFQMGLNSAMFSQVVSPHLKMRGDLVLVSKQYEYFGISKGFARRRLIQAQALGSVTGVASIYAGSLPMLNPATGATREVFILAFDPTEKPFADEAIEENQYRLKRDGVALYDVLSRSELGPFAELLKKDGEVVTEVGNKKITVEGLFEMGPTFVADGNMLMNKDTFLEIWPGGNQGLISLGLVTLKPGTDPNAAAAELREYLPDDVRIMTNAEFIQKEKEYWSERTPIGFVITASMIVSLIVGAVIVYQILYTDVADHLEEYATLKSIGFRDSYFVSLILQESVILSVLGFIPGTAITALLYYLTRTIANMPTYLNPLNCALVLGLTLLMCMTAGALATRKLRQANPAEIF
- a CDS encoding ATP-binding cassette domain-containing protein; translated protein: MKKEPVISVRDLSYSFEEGEGMKEVLHGISIDFQPAEIVIIKGPSGSGKTTLLKLLGGLRTVQEGSIIIDGRALEKASKQELVAVRRGIGFIFQAHHLLGSLNVTQNVMMPLSFDPTLNAREARLRAEAMLKRVGLEDHLTKAPSKLSGGQKQRVAIARALVHNPKIILADEPTASLDGKTGREVVEILQKLSLESGATILLVTHDPRILDVADRLITLEDGLVCSDE